Proteins from one Hydrogenophaga sp. SL48 genomic window:
- the fdxA gene encoding ferredoxin FdxA, with amino-acid sequence MTHVVTESCIRCKYTDCVDVCPVDCFREGPNFLTIDPDECIDCAVCIPECPVSAIYAEEDLPKDQLHMTELNADLAKLPNWKSITKRKDALPDADDWKDRTGKLPELKR; translated from the coding sequence ATGACCCACGTCGTCACCGAATCCTGCATCCGCTGTAAATACACCGACTGTGTCGATGTCTGTCCTGTCGATTGCTTCCGCGAAGGCCCCAACTTCCTGACCATCGATCCCGACGAGTGCATCGACTGCGCAGTCTGCATTCCGGAATGCCCGGTGAGCGCCATTTACGCCGAAGAAGATCTGCCCAAAGACCAGCTTCACATGACGGAGCTCAACGCCGACCTGGCCAAGCTGCCCAACTGGAAAAGCATCACCAAGCGCAAAGACGCGCTGCCCGACGCCGACGACTGGAAAGACCGCACGGGCAAACTGCCTGAACTGAAGCGCTGA